A stretch of Gemmatimonas aurantiaca T-27 DNA encodes these proteins:
- the gatC gene encoding Asp-tRNA(Asn)/Glu-tRNA(Gln) amidotransferase subunit GatC, with amino-acid sequence MSVTPEDVRHVATLARLGLAEPQIPALVQELNGILAHMDVLQQVDVSGVPLTPPDQAAPLRPDARPADALVRSRESFAPAMRDGFFLVPRLTTHGAQGASADEGDAA; translated from the coding sequence ATGTCGGTAACACCGGAAGACGTGCGGCACGTGGCCACGCTGGCTCGGTTGGGGCTGGCCGAGCCGCAGATCCCCGCGCTCGTGCAGGAACTGAACGGCATTCTCGCGCACATGGACGTCCTCCAGCAGGTGGACGTGTCTGGTGTGCCACTCACACCACCCGATCAGGCGGCGCCATTGCGGCCGGACGCGCGTCCCGCTGATGCGCTCGTGCGGAGCCGTGAGTCGTTCGCGCCTGCCATGCGCGATGGGTTTTTTCTCGTGCCGCGACTCACCACGCACGGTGCGCAGGGTGCGTCGGCCGATGAAGGAGACGCCGCATGA
- a CDS encoding zinc dependent phospholipase C family protein: MPWISVTLAVVLLIVITPTTAWAWTPGTHVFLGDAVLGNLSLLPSSLAALLSAHPADFLYGSIAADTSIAKKYAEVGRHCHSWHVGLEIHDEADSPALQAFALGYLAHLAADVVAHNFFVPRQLAVTSSTTALGHSYWESRIDTHIGDPWPRRARELLSIDHGRSDQHLDRILSPTLFGTPTNRRIFRGMVYVTDTESWQRIFQLVSEKSRWDLGDAEVGRYLARSFDYIIDLFQAWDRSEPFRFDPSGDKPLREAKKVRRLARRQGGDIRAALEADRMFGMPATPLHHAADLPAPLFTPRVRQVAG; the protein is encoded by the coding sequence GTGCCGTGGATCAGCGTGACCTTGGCGGTGGTTCTGCTGATCGTGATCACGCCGACGACCGCCTGGGCGTGGACGCCCGGCACGCATGTGTTCCTCGGCGACGCGGTTCTCGGCAACCTCTCATTGCTGCCCTCTTCACTGGCCGCACTGCTGTCCGCGCATCCCGCTGATTTCCTGTACGGCTCCATCGCGGCCGATACGAGCATCGCGAAGAAGTACGCCGAAGTCGGACGGCATTGCCATTCCTGGCATGTCGGTCTCGAGATTCACGACGAGGCCGATTCGCCAGCGCTGCAGGCATTTGCGCTGGGGTATCTCGCGCATCTCGCCGCGGATGTCGTGGCACACAATTTTTTCGTGCCGCGCCAACTGGCTGTGACCTCGAGCACCACCGCACTGGGACACAGCTATTGGGAAAGCCGCATCGACACCCACATTGGTGACCCCTGGCCTCGCCGTGCCCGTGAGCTGCTCTCCATCGATCACGGACGCTCCGATCAGCACCTCGACCGGATCCTCAGCCCCACCCTGTTTGGTACCCCCACCAATCGCCGCATCTTCCGCGGCATGGTGTACGTGACCGACACCGAATCCTGGCAGCGCATCTTCCAGTTGGTATCGGAAAAAAGCCGGTGGGACCTGGGCGACGCCGAGGTGGGTCGCTATCTGGCCCGTTCGTTCGACTACATCATCGACCTGTTTCAGGCGTGGGATCGCAGCGAGCCGTTTCGTTTCGATCCGTCCGGCGACAAGCCATTGCGTGAGGCCAAGAAGGTTCGTCGCCTGGCGCGTCGTCAGGGTGGTGACATTCGTGCGGCACTCGAGGCAGACCGCATGTTCGGCATGCCGGCGACGCCGCTCCATCACGCCGCCGACTTGCCCGCCCCGCTGTTCACCCCGCGCGTGCGCCAAGTAGCTGGTTGA
- the murA gene encoding UDP-N-acetylglucosamine 1-carboxyvinyltransferase, with product MAAVQFIVEGGHRLEGSIRPAGNKNAALPIVAAALLTDQPVQLLNVPRIRDIETLVELVRTTGADCEWTGENALRIHARQIEAGDLDPTMCARIRASILLAAPLLARCGSVTLSPPGGDVIGRRRLDTHFHVLQALGASYELGERFRFTTDGLIGADVFLDEPSVTATENALMAAVAAKGRTVLRNAASEPHVQDLAQFLVALGARIEGIGSNVYTIEGGLPLGGATHTIGPDHIEVGSFIGLAAVTRSTLRIEQAGVEHLRSTLMGFERLGIRCDVEGDDLIVPADQERRIQNDLGGHVAKLEDQPWPAFPADTMSIAIVAATQCEGMILFHEKMFESRLYFTDKLVGMGARIVLCDPHRAIVSGPTQLRGGKVESPDIRAGMAMLLAAMCAQGTSVINNAQQIERGYERIESRLGALGARIRRVELSAR from the coding sequence ATGGCTGCTGTTCAATTCATCGTCGAAGGTGGTCACCGGCTCGAGGGCAGCATTCGCCCTGCCGGTAACAAGAATGCGGCTCTGCCGATCGTTGCGGCCGCCCTGTTGACTGATCAGCCGGTGCAGTTGCTCAACGTGCCGCGTATCCGCGACATCGAGACGCTGGTGGAACTGGTGCGTACGACGGGCGCCGACTGCGAGTGGACCGGTGAGAACGCGCTGCGGATTCACGCACGCCAGATCGAAGCGGGCGATCTCGATCCCACGATGTGCGCGCGCATTCGGGCCTCCATCCTGCTGGCCGCTCCGCTGCTGGCCCGTTGCGGATCGGTCACGCTGTCACCACCAGGTGGTGACGTGATTGGCCGGCGGCGACTCGATACGCATTTCCATGTGCTGCAGGCGTTGGGCGCCTCGTACGAATTGGGGGAACGCTTTCGTTTCACCACCGATGGGCTGATTGGCGCCGATGTGTTTCTCGATGAGCCCAGTGTCACGGCCACCGAAAATGCGCTGATGGCGGCGGTGGCCGCGAAGGGACGCACCGTGCTGCGCAATGCGGCCAGTGAGCCGCACGTGCAGGATCTCGCGCAGTTCCTCGTGGCACTCGGTGCGCGTATCGAAGGCATCGGATCGAATGTGTACACCATCGAAGGTGGGCTGCCGCTCGGCGGTGCGACACACACGATCGGGCCGGATCACATCGAAGTCGGTTCGTTCATCGGACTGGCGGCTGTGACACGATCCACGCTGCGTATTGAGCAGGCGGGTGTCGAACATTTGCGTAGCACACTGATGGGGTTCGAGCGGCTCGGCATCCGCTGCGATGTTGAAGGGGATGACCTCATTGTGCCTGCGGATCAGGAGCGCCGTATCCAGAATGATCTGGGTGGACACGTGGCCAAGCTGGAAGACCAGCCGTGGCCGGCGTTTCCGGCGGATACCATGTCGATCGCCATCGTGGCCGCCACGCAGTGCGAGGGCATGATTCTCTTTCACGAGAAGATGTTCGAATCGCGGTTGTACTTCACGGACAAGTTGGTCGGTATGGGCGCTCGCATTGTGCTGTGTGACCCGCACCGCGCGATCGTCTCGGGGCCGACGCAGTTGCGGGGAGGGAAGGTGGAATCGCCCGATATCCGCGCGGGCATGGCGATGTTGCTGGCCGCGATGTGCGCACAAGGCACGAGCGTGATCAACAATGCCCAGCAGATCGAGCGCGGGTATGAGCGCATCGAGTCCCGGCTCGGTGCCCTCGGCGCCCGCATCCGTCGTGTGGAACTCAGTGCCCGCTGA
- the rimP gene encoding ribosome maturation factor RimP, giving the protein MGEAIEPIVTQELAGLGFDLVELRRGGSRARPVLEIRIDRRDEEKVTIDDCARVSRALEARLEAAALVGEQYVLEVSSPGADRPLRHAADWRRFVGRRATVTSGLLAGGKQEVEIVAVTGEGGAEVALVRDPKGREVSVPLREVSQARLAFNWKR; this is encoded by the coding sequence ATGGGCGAGGCGATCGAACCCATTGTCACGCAGGAACTTGCCGGTCTCGGGTTTGACCTGGTCGAGTTGCGACGTGGGGGCTCGCGGGCCCGTCCGGTGCTGGAGATCCGGATCGACCGGCGGGATGAAGAGAAAGTGACCATCGACGACTGTGCGCGCGTTTCGCGGGCGTTGGAAGCCCGACTCGAGGCTGCCGCGCTGGTCGGAGAACAGTATGTGCTCGAAGTGTCTTCACCCGGTGCTGATCGACCGCTGCGTCATGCGGCCGACTGGCGCCGGTTTGTCGGACGCCGGGCAACGGTAACCAGTGGGTTGCTGGCGGGAGGCAAGCAGGAAGTCGAAATCGTCGCCGTGACGGGCGAAGGCGGCGCTGAGGTGGCGTTGGTGCGGGATCCGAAGGGCCGGGAAGTTTCCGTGCCACTTCGTGAGGTCTCGCAGGCGCGCTTGGCGTTCAACTGGAAACGATAG
- the gatA gene encoding Asp-tRNA(Asn)/Glu-tRNA(Gln) amidotransferase subunit GatA has protein sequence MSRSDVTQRLATHGVTEAWERFDAGDVAGLNAFLAVDRDATTAEGATGALVGVPVAIKDNLATLSLPTTCASRVLEGYVSPFEATAVRKLREAGAVIIGKTNMDEFAMGSSTENSAYGPTLNPLDRTRVPGGSSGGSAAAVASGVVRIALGSETGGSVRQPAAFCGIVGVKPTYGRVSRYGLVAYASSLDNVGVFGSTVAEAALGLETIAGHDHFDSTSADLPVPSMVPVLEAGNARPLAGLVVGKPREYFPANLDPRIAAHCERALAQLVALGAEVRDVSLPSTDLAVPVYYIIAPAEASSNLARYDGVRYGVRVDADNLRSMYEGSRSRGFGAEVTRRILLGTYVLSAGYYDAYYKRAQAVRTLITQEFANVFASGVHLLFTPTTPTPAFRLGELSDPYEMYLSDIFTVTANLAGVPAMSQPIGLVDGLPVGGQFMAPHFAEPTMFHAAAALESTLRLEEATV, from the coding sequence ATGAGCCGGAGCGACGTGACACAACGCCTGGCGACACATGGCGTGACCGAGGCCTGGGAGCGGTTTGATGCCGGGGACGTCGCCGGATTGAACGCGTTTCTCGCGGTCGATCGGGACGCCACGACCGCTGAAGGCGCGACGGGAGCACTGGTCGGGGTGCCCGTGGCCATCAAGGACAATCTGGCCACGCTGTCGTTGCCCACGACCTGCGCCTCACGGGTGCTCGAGGGATACGTCAGTCCGTTCGAGGCCACTGCGGTACGCAAACTGCGCGAGGCCGGTGCGGTGATCATTGGCAAGACCAACATGGACGAATTTGCCATGGGGTCTTCCACGGAAAACAGTGCCTACGGCCCGACACTCAATCCGCTGGATCGCACGCGTGTCCCCGGTGGTTCATCGGGCGGCTCCGCAGCGGCAGTGGCCTCCGGTGTCGTGCGTATTGCCCTCGGATCGGAAACCGGTGGGTCGGTGCGTCAGCCGGCGGCCTTCTGCGGCATCGTGGGCGTGAAACCCACGTACGGTCGTGTGAGTCGCTATGGGCTGGTGGCCTACGCGTCTTCACTCGACAACGTCGGGGTGTTCGGCAGCACCGTGGCGGAGGCGGCGCTCGGACTCGAGACGATCGCGGGACACGATCATTTCGATTCCACCAGTGCGGATCTTCCGGTGCCGTCGATGGTGCCGGTCCTCGAAGCCGGCAACGCGCGTCCGCTGGCCGGATTGGTGGTGGGCAAGCCGCGTGAGTATTTCCCGGCCAATCTCGATCCGCGTATCGCGGCCCACTGCGAGCGTGCCCTCGCGCAGCTTGTTGCGCTCGGGGCCGAAGTCCGTGACGTGTCGCTGCCCAGCACCGACCTGGCCGTTCCCGTGTATTACATCATCGCGCCGGCGGAAGCGTCGAGCAACCTCGCGCGTTACGACGGCGTGCGATACGGCGTGCGTGTCGATGCCGACAATCTGCGCAGCATGTACGAAGGCTCCCGTTCGCGCGGATTCGGCGCCGAAGTGACGCGCCGTATTCTGCTGGGTACCTATGTGCTCAGCGCCGGATACTACGACGCCTACTACAAGCGGGCGCAGGCCGTGCGCACGCTCATCACGCAGGAATTCGCCAACGTGTTCGCGAGTGGTGTGCATCTGCTGTTCACGCCCACCACACCCACACCCGCCTTTCGTCTGGGCGAGTTGAGCGACCCGTACGAGATGTACTTGAGCGACATCTTCACGGTGACCGCCAATCTCGCGGGCGTGCCCGCCATGTCGCAGCCGATTGGGCTGGTGGACGGATTGCCGGTGGGTGGTCAGTTCATGGCCCCGCATTTTGCCGAACCGACGATGTTTCACGCTGCCGCGGCGCTCGAATCCACACTGCGCCTCGAGGAAGCCACCGTATGA
- a CDS encoding polyphenol oxidase family protein, protein MPADSPDLLDRCWPATGLPQGVMGWTTTREVGSFGLGSDEPVGEVMARWSALQDALARRGVSRLAAAHQVHGAAVSLHGDGWRGWLRERGVDGHVSVVPGTALAVTIADCTPVLIGHPRGAVAALHAGWRGTAARILDVGLDLLESLGFPSQECEVYLGPAICGACYEVGPEVLEAITGQPASAKGQLDVRAVLAAQAAARGVVRVTSDAACTRCDRTRFFSHRGGDAGRQLGIVAWRLLDPVSSAQ, encoded by the coding sequence GTGCCCGCTGATTCCCCGGACCTGCTCGACCGTTGCTGGCCGGCTACTGGCCTGCCGCAGGGCGTGATGGGGTGGACCACCACGCGCGAGGTGGGCTCGTTTGGTTTGGGCAGCGACGAACCGGTGGGTGAGGTCATGGCCCGCTGGAGCGCCCTCCAGGATGCGTTGGCCCGACGCGGCGTTTCCCGGTTGGCGGCCGCGCATCAAGTCCACGGGGCGGCGGTGTCGCTGCATGGCGACGGCTGGCGCGGCTGGCTGCGTGAACGGGGCGTCGATGGACATGTCTCGGTCGTTCCGGGTACGGCCTTGGCGGTGACCATCGCCGACTGCACCCCCGTGCTGATCGGGCATCCCCGTGGCGCCGTCGCGGCGCTGCATGCAGGCTGGCGGGGCACGGCGGCGCGGATTCTCGACGTGGGGCTTGATCTTCTGGAGTCGTTGGGATTCCCGTCTCAGGAATGCGAGGTGTATCTCGGGCCAGCGATTTGCGGCGCCTGTTACGAGGTTGGTCCCGAGGTGCTGGAGGCGATCACCGGTCAGCCCGCATCAGCCAAAGGGCAGCTCGACGTGCGTGCCGTTCTGGCAGCGCAAGCGGCCGCACGCGGGGTCGTCAGGGTGACTTCGGACGCGGCCTGTACGCGCTGTGACCGGACGCGCTTTTTCAGCCACCGAGGGGGAGATGCGGGGCGACAGCTCGGCATTGTGGCATGGCGTCTCCTTGACCCAGTCTCGAGCGCTCAATAG
- a CDS encoding L7Ae/L30e/S12e/Gadd45 family ribosomal protein → MSDGVGEPLPLDDVTRRKVLGLVGLGARGRLVVIGVEQVRIAAQKGTVQMALVASDVSRHSLDKVVPVLKARRVEMVEWPSAAELGGAVGRETTAAIGIVDQALARGIRGAVAGATPAGDATRVSR, encoded by the coding sequence GTGAGTGACGGCGTCGGCGAGCCTCTGCCTTTGGACGACGTCACGCGCCGCAAGGTGCTCGGACTCGTAGGGCTGGGTGCGCGCGGACGCTTGGTCGTGATCGGTGTTGAGCAGGTGCGGATCGCGGCACAGAAGGGCACGGTGCAGATGGCGTTGGTCGCGAGTGACGTATCCCGTCATTCGCTGGATAAGGTGGTGCCGGTCCTCAAAGCCCGGCGTGTAGAGATGGTGGAGTGGCCGAGTGCGGCCGAGCTGGGTGGCGCTGTCGGTCGAGAGACGACAGCGGCAATCGGGATCGTAGATCAGGCGCTGGCGCGCGGAATCCGTGGCGCCGTGGCCGGGGCAACCCCGGCGGGCGACGCGACGCGCGTTTCGCGGTAG
- the nusA gene encoding transcription termination factor NusA has protein sequence MAGSADILTALRELSNLKQITREELHGLLQDGIHAALAKKHGANVQAEVEIDEARGEIRIVLLKTVVDEVTDESREVTVEEARFMDPEFQVGDVMEIPVDFMEFGRTAVQAAKQRIIQRVREGERTRIRDEFAGRVGDLLSGEVQQIERGKLVVMLNKFREAEAIIPYREQNHREHYHQGEPVRAVLKRVEDTPKGPRLILSRSDALFVQALFKLEVPEIQQGIVEIKAAAREVGSRTKIAVTSRDEAVDPVGACVGLKGARVQAVVNELGGERIDIVPWSPDPERFAKLALAPARVARVFSDAASRTIQAVVDEDQLSLAIGRNGQNVRLASELTGWKIDLYSSREWLEKGGEAPLFAPLPEETEEADVPLNEIEGLETATVAVLAEAGYRTLNDILDLDRDDLLRLPGIAPEEADRIMAIIDELTTEDDGDGSRGA, from the coding sequence ATGGCCGGATCGGCGGACATTCTCACGGCGCTGCGAGAGCTGTCGAATCTGAAGCAGATCACGCGCGAGGAACTGCACGGGCTTCTGCAGGACGGCATTCATGCCGCCCTGGCAAAGAAGCACGGCGCCAACGTCCAGGCAGAAGTCGAGATCGACGAAGCCCGGGGCGAGATCCGCATCGTGCTGCTCAAGACTGTCGTGGACGAAGTCACGGACGAGTCGCGTGAAGTGACGGTCGAAGAGGCCCGCTTCATGGACCCGGAGTTCCAGGTCGGCGACGTCATGGAAATTCCGGTCGACTTCATGGAGTTCGGCCGCACCGCGGTGCAGGCGGCAAAGCAGCGCATCATCCAGCGGGTGCGGGAAGGTGAGCGCACGCGCATTCGCGACGAGTTTGCCGGACGGGTCGGCGATCTCCTGTCGGGTGAAGTGCAGCAGATCGAACGCGGCAAGCTGGTGGTCATGCTCAACAAGTTCCGTGAAGCGGAGGCCATCATTCCCTACCGCGAACAGAACCATCGTGAGCACTACCATCAGGGCGAACCGGTGCGGGCCGTCCTCAAGCGGGTGGAAGACACCCCCAAGGGACCGCGGCTGATCCTGAGCCGCTCCGACGCGTTGTTTGTGCAGGCGCTCTTCAAGCTCGAAGTCCCGGAAATCCAGCAAGGCATCGTGGAGATCAAGGCGGCGGCGCGTGAAGTGGGCAGCCGCACCAAGATCGCGGTGACGTCGCGCGATGAAGCGGTCGATCCGGTGGGCGCATGCGTGGGGCTCAAGGGCGCCCGCGTGCAGGCGGTGGTCAACGAATTGGGCGGCGAACGCATCGATATCGTGCCTTGGTCGCCCGATCCGGAGCGGTTTGCCAAGCTCGCGCTCGCGCCGGCCCGGGTCGCGCGTGTGTTCAGTGATGCCGCCTCGCGCACCATTCAGGCGGTGGTGGATGAAGATCAACTGTCGCTCGCCATCGGCCGCAATGGACAGAACGTGCGCCTGGCGTCGGAGCTGACGGGATGGAAGATCGACCTCTATTCGAGCCGCGAGTGGCTGGAGAAGGGTGGCGAAGCGCCGCTCTTCGCGCCGCTTCCGGAGGAGACGGAAGAGGCCGATGTGCCGCTCAACGAGATCGAAGGATTGGAAACGGCCACCGTGGCCGTGCTGGCGGAGGCGGGTTATCGCACGCTGAACGACATTCTCGATCTGGATCGGGACGATCTGCTGCGACTGCCTGGCATTGCGCCGGAAGAAGCGGACCGGATCATGGCGATCATCGACGAGCTCACCACCGAGGATGACGGCGACGGAAGCCGCGGCGCGTGA
- the gatB gene encoding Asp-tRNA(Asn)/Glu-tRNA(Gln) amidotransferase subunit GatB has product MSTNWELVIGLEVHCQLKTRSKIFCGCATSFGEAPNTNTCPVCLGLPGALPVLNAEAVHLATRASLALGCTVHEASVFARKNYFYPDLPKGYQISQFDRPLATEGAVVIGVQSDGTPRVIRVHRVHMEEDAGKSVHDRFRDVSAIDLNRAGTPLVEIVSEPDIRTGAEAGAYARRMKQILEYADVSDANMEEGSLRVDVNISIRPSSTSPFGTKTEIKNLNSFSAIERAVEIEFARQVRVLESGGTIEQQTMLYDDKRNEVRPARSKEGSHDYRYFPEPDLPPLRLASAYVESIRAALPELPEAKRQRFAAEYGLGDVDVEQLIVEASLADHFEVVARASGDARRAANWMLGAVLASVNASGRSLAEHPVTAERLGALIKLEAAGDVSNTAARQLFALMEQESGEPLELAKREGLVQVRDDSALVGWIDEVFAENPAEAARFAGGEKKLQGVLVGLVMKKSKGAADPKKVNQLLGARAG; this is encoded by the coding sequence ATGAGCACGAACTGGGAATTGGTCATCGGGCTCGAGGTACACTGCCAGCTCAAGACCCGCAGCAAGATTTTCTGTGGGTGCGCGACGTCGTTTGGTGAGGCTCCCAACACCAACACCTGCCCGGTATGTCTGGGTTTGCCGGGAGCGTTGCCGGTACTGAACGCGGAAGCGGTGCACCTCGCCACACGCGCGTCACTGGCGCTTGGCTGCACGGTCCACGAAGCCTCGGTCTTCGCACGCAAGAATTACTTCTATCCCGACCTGCCCAAGGGATACCAGATCTCGCAATTCGATCGTCCTCTCGCCACGGAAGGCGCGGTCGTGATCGGTGTGCAGTCCGACGGCACACCTCGCGTCATTCGAGTGCATCGTGTGCACATGGAAGAAGACGCCGGGAAGTCGGTGCACGATCGATTCCGGGATGTGTCGGCCATCGATCTCAATCGCGCTGGCACGCCGCTCGTGGAGATCGTGTCGGAGCCGGACATTCGCACCGGCGCAGAAGCTGGCGCCTACGCTCGGCGCATGAAGCAGATCCTCGAATATGCCGACGTGTCCGATGCGAACATGGAAGAGGGTTCGCTGCGGGTCGACGTCAACATTTCCATTCGCCCGTCGAGCACCAGCCCGTTCGGCACCAAGACCGAGATCAAGAATCTCAATTCGTTCTCGGCCATTGAGCGCGCGGTGGAGATCGAATTCGCGCGGCAGGTACGTGTGCTCGAGAGTGGTGGGACGATCGAACAGCAGACGATGCTGTACGACGACAAGCGCAACGAAGTCCGTCCGGCACGCAGCAAGGAAGGCAGCCACGACTATCGCTACTTCCCCGAGCCGGACTTGCCGCCGCTGCGGCTGGCCAGCGCGTATGTGGAGAGCATTCGCGCGGCTCTGCCGGAGTTGCCGGAAGCCAAACGGCAGCGCTTCGCCGCCGAATACGGGTTGGGCGACGTGGATGTCGAGCAGCTCATCGTGGAGGCGTCGCTGGCCGACCACTTCGAGGTGGTGGCACGCGCGTCAGGTGATGCGCGTCGTGCGGCGAACTGGATGTTGGGCGCCGTGCTCGCATCGGTGAATGCATCGGGACGGTCATTGGCCGAGCATCCCGTGACCGCCGAACGCCTGGGTGCATTGATCAAGCTCGAGGCGGCGGGTGATGTATCCAACACGGCCGCTCGTCAGCTCTTTGCGCTCATGGAGCAGGAGTCCGGAGAGCCGCTCGAGTTGGCGAAACGCGAAGGACTCGTGCAGGTGCGCGATGACTCCGCACTCGTCGGTTGGATCGATGAAGTCTTCGCCGAAAACCCTGCCGAAGCCGCACGTTTTGCCGGCGGCGAAAAGAAGTTGCAGGGGGTGTTGGTTGGACTCGTGATGAAGAAGTCCAAGGGGGCCGCGGACCCCAAGAAGGTCAACCAGCTACTTGGCGCACGCGCGGGGTGA